A single genomic interval of Procambarus clarkii isolate CNS0578487 chromosome 17, FALCON_Pclarkii_2.0, whole genome shotgun sequence harbors:
- the LOC138365704 gene encoding micronuclear linker histone polyprotein-like, whose amino-acid sequence METRSNKQETRSNKQGTRSNKQGTRSNKQGTRSNKQGTRSNKQGTRSNEHGNKVKQSGNKVKQAGNKVKQAGNEVKQAGNEVKQAGNEVKQAGNKVKQAGNEVKQAGNEVKQAGNEVKQAGNKVKQAGNKVKQAGKQGQTSREQGQTNRERGQTSRGGNNASLTSKSQNLASLS is encoded by the coding sequence ATGGAAACAAGGTCAAACAAGCAGGAAACAAGGTCAAACAAGCAGGGAACAAGGTCAAACAAGCAGGGAACAAGGTCAAACAAGCAGGGAACAAGGTCAAACAAGCAGGGAACAAGGTCAAACAAGCAGGGAACAAGGTCAAACGAGCATGGAAACAAGGTCAAACAATCAGGGAATAAGGTCAAACAAGCAGGGAACAAGGTCAAACAAGCAGGGAACGAGGTCAAACAAGCAGGGAACGAGGTCAAACAAGCAGGGAACGAGGTCAAACAAGCAGGGAACAAGGTCAAACAAGCAGGGAACGAGGTCAAACAAGCAGGGAACGAGGTCAAACAAGCAGGGAACGAGGTCAAACAAGCAGGGAACAAGGTCAAACAAGCAGGGAACAAGGTCAAACAAGCAGGAAAACAAGGTCAAACAAGCAGGGAACAAGGTCAAACAAACAGGGAACGAGGTCAAACAAGCCGAGGGGGAAACAATGCCTCACTGACGAGCAAATCTCAAAATCTAGCCTCGTTATCGTAG